A genomic stretch from Candidatus Aegiribacteria sp. includes:
- a CDS encoding permease, which translates to MNDTAYGCIEVDRKYRLYLAFLIVALLMLLLTRDVDSFHTAFLSFSGIVLEAFPFMLLGSLVGGIIEEYMPKKMVNSLKDGRLKSVLLGGLIGFAVPVCECAVVTVVYRLIKKGVSPGAAIAYMLAGPTINPIVALSTLVAYRFSWKIMALRIIGGYTIAVIVALIVQKYAGDSLIRKDITSQKTCNLMDSGESGSRWSRVIRTAAGDFVIAGKYLVMGAFLAGLLQSIVSRSIISGVIASPVMSILMMMGLAVCLSICSDGDAFVAASFGKNAFPLSSQMSFMLIGPMLDIKLMLMYRIVFRKRAIPVIAISVIAVVLCVSYLLHVLGPVFT; encoded by the coding sequence TTGAATGATACCGCTTACGGTTGCATTGAAGTGGACAGGAAATACAGGTTGTATCTTGCATTCCTGATTGTTGCTCTGCTCATGCTGCTGTTGACGCGCGATGTTGACTCTTTCCATACAGCCTTTCTCAGCTTTTCCGGCATTGTTCTGGAAGCTTTCCCGTTCATGCTGCTGGGTTCACTGGTTGGCGGAATCATTGAGGAATACATGCCGAAAAAAATGGTGAATTCGTTGAAAGATGGACGTCTGAAATCAGTACTGCTGGGTGGCTTGATCGGCTTCGCGGTTCCCGTTTGTGAGTGTGCCGTTGTAACTGTTGTATACAGGCTGATCAAGAAGGGGGTATCTCCAGGTGCGGCAATTGCTTATATGCTTGCGGGACCTACTATTAATCCAATTGTTGCTCTCTCCACTCTCGTGGCTTACAGGTTCTCATGGAAGATCATGGCTTTGCGGATAATAGGGGGATATACAATCGCTGTTATCGTGGCTCTAATAGTACAGAAGTATGCGGGAGATTCGCTGATCAGAAAGGATATCACTTCTCAAAAGACATGCAATCTGATGGACAGTGGGGAATCCGGAAGCCGGTGGAGCAGAGTTATTCGAACCGCTGCCGGGGATTTCGTCATTGCAGGTAAATATCTTGTTATGGGAGCTTTCCTGGCGGGGCTTCTTCAGTCTATTGTCAGCCGGAGTATAATCTCGGGAGTCATCGCGAGCCCTGTCATGTCAATCCTGATGATGATGGGCCTCGCTGTATGTCTCAGTATATGTTCTGACGGAGATGCCTTCGTGGCGGCCTCATTCGGTAAGAACGCTTTCCCATTATCCTCACAGATGTCATTCATGCTTATTGGACCAATGCTGGACATCAAACTTATGCTGATGTACAGAATCGTCTTCCGGAAAAGGGCCATTCCTGTAATCGCGATAAGCGTGATTGCAGTGGTTCTATGCGTTTCATACCTGCTTCATGTTCTGGGACCGGTATTCACATGA
- the phoU gene encoding phosphate signaling complex protein PhoU: MPRETYEAEMNSLREELLKLSRMAENALGESVGILKERLFSEGKELVLNDEKINLQCHDIEEQCLNIIATQQPVAGDLRFLFATMQIAMELERIADYAKGIAVINSKIPPGSHIQPLVDIPIMQRKVKEMLELSIDSFLNRDIAIAERLPAMDVEIDMLYEQVFRKLVTHVMQNPDSIADAMLLTFAAHNLERVGDRVVNICERVVYLCTGEVVDMS, from the coding sequence ATGCCAAGAGAGACATATGAAGCGGAAATGAACAGCCTCAGGGAAGAGCTGCTAAAACTCTCAAGGATGGCTGAAAACGCACTTGGTGAATCTGTCGGTATCCTCAAGGAAAGACTGTTCAGTGAGGGTAAGGAACTCGTTCTGAATGATGAGAAGATCAATCTCCAGTGCCATGATATCGAGGAACAGTGTCTTAATATAATCGCCACACAGCAGCCGGTTGCGGGTGACCTGCGTTTTCTATTCGCGACCATGCAGATAGCGATGGAACTTGAAAGAATCGCGGATTATGCAAAGGGCATAGCGGTGATTAACAGCAAGATTCCTCCTGGAAGCCATATACAGCCTCTTGTTGATATTCCCATAATGCAGCGGAAGGTAAAAGAGATGCTCGAACTGTCCATAGATTCATTCCTTAACCGCGATATAGCGATAGCTGAGAGGTTACCGGCAATGGATGTTGAAATAGACATGCTTTACGAACAGGTCTTCAGAAAACTTGTTACCCATGTAATGCAGAATCCGGACAGCATAGCGGATGCCATGCTGCTGACTTTTGCTGCCCATAACCTGGAGCGAGTCGGAGACAGGGTTGTCAATATATGCGAACGCGTTGTCTACCTGTGCACCGGTGAAGTGGTGGACATGAGCTGA